A region of Mycteria americana isolate JAX WOST 10 ecotype Jacksonville Zoo and Gardens chromosome 11, USCA_MyAme_1.0, whole genome shotgun sequence DNA encodes the following proteins:
- the GP9 gene encoding platelet glycoprotein IX, producing the protein MNKTEFITVVGFALSLLFHMTQTEVCPPSCNCKSLGEMKGLHIDCSSRKLSEVPALPVNTKRLYLQNNSLTSVPPGALDSLHSLEDVKIFDNPWNCDCHILYLKLWLEDISAPSLANIRCAAPAPMRMKPLMQLTGNELGICKRLLPIKCLEFFWRDLILIAGAIITLILAAWALKFSKKLVCQINLGQYDSRG; encoded by the coding sequence ATGAACAAGACAGAATTCATCACTGTTGTGGGATTTGCCCTATCGTTGCTGTTCCACATGACCCAAACTGAAGTCTGTCCTCCCTCCTGCAATTGTAAGTCACTGGGAGAAATGAAGGGTTTGCATATAGACTGCAGCTCAAGGAAGCTGTCGGAAGTGCCTGCCTTGCCCGTTAACACCAAGAGGCTTTATCTACAGAACAACAGCCTGACCTCGGTTCCTCCCGGTGCCCTGGACAGCTTGCACAGCCTGGAGGACGTGAAAATATTTGACAATCCTTGGAACTGTGACTGTCATATTCTGTATCTAAAACTCTGGTTAGAAGACATCTCTGCACCCTCTCTTGCAAACATCAGAtgcgcagccccggctcccatGAGGATGAAGCCCTTGATGCAGCTGACTGGGAATGAGCTGGGGATTTGCAAGAGGCTTCTCCCAATCAAGTGTCTTGAGTTCTTTTGGCGAGACCTCATTTTAATTGCCGGAGCAATAATTACACTTATTTTAGCAGCATGGGCTTTGAAATTCTCAAAAAAGCTGGTCTGCCAAATAAACCTAGGCCAGTATGACTCTAGGGGATGA
- the RAB43 gene encoding ras-related protein Rab-43: MPGPAAPGAAAGPGPDPEESYDFLFKLVLIGDASVGKTCLVQRFKTGAFAERQGSTIGVDFTMKSLEIQGKRVKLQIWDTAGQERFRTITQSYYRSANGAILAYDISKRGSFLSIPRWIEDVRKYAGSNIVQLLIGNKSDLSDLREVQLEEAHSLAEHYDNIICAIETSAKDSSNVEEAFVKMATELMMRHGGPMFSEKNTDSIKLDSKDVVEGWGCGC; encoded by the exons AtgcccggcccggcagcgccgggggcggcggcggggcccggccccgaCCCGGAGGAGAGCTACGACTTCCTCTTCAAGCTGGTGCTCATCGGGGACGCCAGCGTGGGCAAGACCTGCCTCGTGCAGCGCTTCAAAACCGGGGCCTTCGCCGAGCGCCAGGGCAGCACCATCGGCGTGGACTTCACCATGAAGAGCCTGGAGATCCAGGGCAAGCGGGTGAAG ttgCAGATCTGGGACACGGCTGGCCAGGAGAGATTCCGAACTATCACACAGAGTTATTACCGCAGCGCCAATGGAGCAATCCTAGCCTATGATATCAGCAAGAGAGGCTCTTTCCTGTCCATTCCTCGCTGGATCGAGGATGTGAGAAAGTATGCCGGTTCCAACATAGTACAATTACTGATTG GAAACAAGTCTGACCTAAGTGACCTTCGAGAGGTTCAGCTGGAAGAAGCTCACAGTCTGGCTGAACACTATGATAATATCATCTGTGCCATAGAGACCTCTGCGAAAGACTCCAGCAATGTGGAGGAGGCTTTTGTGAAGATGGCTACAGAGCTCATGATGAGGCATGGAGGCCCTATGTTCAGTGAGAAGAATACTGACAGCATCAAGCTTGACAGCAAAGACGTTGTGGAAGGTTGGGGGTGTGGTTGCTGA